In the genome of Ptychodera flava strain L36383 chromosome 13, AS_Pfla_20210202, whole genome shotgun sequence, one region contains:
- the LOC139147793 gene encoding uncharacterized protein, protein MASDPKAELAARYKILMDAFKAGDIETLLGLYTKDCKSVEPKKPVGVGLDAMRKGCEEAMATGMKMVKYEILHTDLSSDGEMAYMVIQMEIEGPDGSKIGNVHNTIIWKKVDGVYYACLDTVCY, encoded by the exons ATGGCGTCCGATCCGAAAGCCGAACTGGCAGCGAGATACAAGATTCTAATGGACGCTTTCAAAGCTGGCGATATCGAAACTTTGCTCGGCTTGTACACTAAAGACTGCAAGTCAGTAGAGCCAAAAAAACCTGTTGGAGTTGGGCTTGATG cgATGCGGAAAGGATGCGAGGAAGCGATGGCAACCGGTATGAAGATGGTGAAGTATGAAATTTTGCACACAGACCTGTCGAGTGACGGTGAGATGGCCTACATGGTGATCCAAATGGAAATTGAAGGCCCTGACGGCTCCAAAATCGGCAATGTGCACAACACTATCATCTGGAAGAAAGTCGATGGCGTTTATTACGCCTGCCTCGATACCGTCTGCTATTAG
- the LOC139147791 gene encoding uncharacterized protein, with amino-acid sequence MADEVKARFKKVSDAFDAGDYKTVVSMYTKDCRAVQPGKPIEVGRDAMMKGCEEAKASGMKMTSHEILHVDVSPDGEMAYMVVRMEIKMGDGSTPGPFHNTLIWKKVDGVFEVCLDTVS; translated from the exons ATGGCGGACGAGGTGAAGGCAAGATTCAAAAAAGTGTCTGACGCTTTCGACGCTGGTGACTACAAAACTGTGGTTTCCATGTACACCAAAGACTGCAGGGCGGTGCAGCCAGGCAAACCCATAGAAGTTGGACGTGACG cgATGATGAAAGGGTGCGAGGAAGCCAAAGCATCAGGCATGAAGATGACGAGTCATGAAATCCTGCACGTCGACGTGTCACCTGACGGTGAGATGGCCTACATGGTGGTTCGAATGGAGATCAAAATGGGCGATGGTTCCACTCCAGGACCTTTTCACAACACTCTTATTTGGAAGAAAGTTGATGGCGTTTTTGAAGTATGTCTCGATACAGTGTCTTAA